The following coding sequences are from one Verrucosispora sp. WMMD573 window:
- a CDS encoding type III pantothenate kinase, translated as MLLCIDIGNTNTVLATFDGDKLVHSWRIKTDARSTADELGLMFRGLLAGDAVEITGVAACSTVPAALRSLRTMLTRYYSELPSVIVEPGVRTGVQLAIDNPKEVGADRVVNTLAAYTLYGGPSIVVDFGTTTNFDVISGRGEFLGGAFAPGIEISFDALAARAAQLRKVEATRPRSVIGKNTVECLQAGLYFGFAGQVDRIVERMAAELGELKAVIATGGLASLVLNECRTITHHEPMITLIGLRMVYERNL; from the coding sequence GTGCTGCTCTGCATCGACATCGGGAACACCAACACCGTGCTGGCGACCTTTGACGGCGACAAGCTGGTGCACTCCTGGCGGATCAAGACCGACGCCCGCTCGACCGCCGACGAGCTGGGGCTGATGTTCCGGGGGCTGCTCGCCGGTGACGCCGTCGAGATCACCGGGGTAGCGGCCTGCTCGACGGTCCCGGCGGCCCTGCGCTCGCTGCGGACCATGCTCACCCGCTACTACAGTGAGCTGCCGAGCGTCATCGTCGAGCCCGGCGTACGTACCGGGGTGCAGCTCGCCATCGACAATCCGAAGGAGGTCGGCGCGGACCGGGTGGTGAACACGCTGGCCGCGTACACTCTCTACGGCGGCCCGTCCATCGTCGTCGACTTCGGCACCACCACCAACTTCGACGTGATCAGCGGCCGAGGCGAGTTCCTCGGCGGTGCGTTCGCCCCGGGCATCGAGATCTCCTTCGACGCGCTCGCCGCCCGCGCCGCCCAGCTGCGCAAGGTCGAGGCGACCCGGCCCCGCTCGGTGATCGGCAAGAACACCGTCGAGTGCCTACAGGCGGGCCTCTACTTCGGCTTCGCCGGTCAGGTGGACCGGATCGTGGAGCGGATGGCCGCCGAGCTGGGCGAGCTGAAGGCGGTGATCGCGACCGGCGGGCTGGCCTCGCTGGTGCTGAACGAATGCCGGACGATCACGCATCACGAACCGATGATCACGTTGATCGGGTTGCGCATGGTGTACGAGCGGAACCTCTGA
- the nadC gene encoding carboxylating nicotinate-nucleotide diphosphorylase — protein MTSETVRLLRAAGLDPDQVRRIVENALIEDLGPDGLDVTSVATIPATQTDTADVVARADGVVAGLAVAAAVFELAAQATGIGRAVEVSLVARDGERVARGDVLATVTGPTRVLLTAERTALNLLSRMSGVATHTRAWADALAGSKAMVLDTRKTTPGLRTLEKYAVRAGGGTNKRMGLHDVAMVKDNHKLAAGGVAAAYLRVREAFPDVPVQVEVDTLAEAMEAVEAGVDFLLLDNMSPVVLAEVVAAVGDRAELEATGGLTLADAAAVGATGVDYLSVGALTHSSPILDIALDLRTG, from the coding sequence ATGACCAGCGAGACGGTGCGGCTGCTGCGCGCAGCCGGGCTGGACCCGGACCAGGTGCGCCGGATCGTCGAGAACGCGCTGATCGAGGATCTCGGCCCGGACGGGCTCGACGTGACCAGCGTGGCCACCATCCCGGCGACCCAGACGGACACCGCCGACGTGGTGGCCCGCGCCGATGGTGTGGTGGCCGGGCTGGCGGTCGCCGCCGCCGTGTTCGAACTGGCCGCGCAGGCCACCGGGATCGGGCGTGCCGTCGAGGTGTCGCTAGTGGCCCGCGACGGTGAGCGGGTGGCGCGGGGGGACGTGCTGGCCACGGTGACCGGCCCCACCCGGGTGCTGCTCACCGCCGAGCGGACCGCCCTCAACCTGCTCAGCCGGATGTCCGGGGTGGCCACCCACACCCGGGCCTGGGCGGACGCGCTGGCCGGCAGCAAGGCGATGGTCCTGGACACCCGCAAGACCACCCCGGGACTGCGGACCCTGGAGAAGTACGCGGTCCGGGCCGGCGGCGGCACGAACAAGCGGATGGGCCTGCACGACGTCGCCATGGTCAAGGACAACCACAAGCTCGCGGCGGGCGGCGTCGCCGCCGCGTACCTGCGGGTCCGGGAGGCGTTCCCGGACGTGCCGGTGCAGGTGGAGGTGGACACCCTCGCCGAGGCGATGGAGGCGGTCGAGGCCGGCGTCGACTTTCTTCTGCTGGACAACATGTCCCCGGTCGTGCTCGCCGAGGTGGTCGCCGCCGTCGGCGACCGGGCCGAGTTGGAAGCGACCGGCGGGCTGACCCTCGCCGACGCGGCGGCGGTGGGCGCCACCGGCGTCGACTACCTCTCGGTCGGCGCGCTCACCCACTCCTCACCGATCCTGGACATCGCCCTGGACCTGCGCACCGGGTGA
- a CDS encoding L-aspartate oxidase, with protein MDLPTVGLPALPSRLAAPAPGWVETTDVIVVGSGVAGLTAALHLREAGLHVTVVTKVDIDEGSTRWAQGGIAAVLDPADTPAMHASDTEIAGVGLCDPAAVRVLVEEGPTRLRELMRLGAEFDRNADGSLMLTREGGHRADRIVHAGGDATGAEVQRALHEAVRRDPWIRLVEHALVLDLLRAPGDGPGGLGAACGMTLHVLGEGSEDGVGALLARAVVLATGGMGQIFAATTNPAVSTGDGVALAMRAGAAVTDVEFVQFHPTALIVPEHSRVPGAGHAQQPLVSEALRGEGAYLVDADGKRFMLGQHELAELAPRDVVAKGIHRVLRATGADHVHLDARHLGGDFLARRFPTIVASCLAIGVDPGTDLIPVAPAAHYASGGVRTDLHGRTSIPGLYACGEVACTGVHGANRLASNSLLEGLVFSRRIADDIAAGLPEQARPADTGAWHGEGGWVLPAGATPVLQRAMTRGAGVLRSAATLTATAAELVELGAARGTPRTADWEATNLLTVAATLVAAAYARRETRGCHWREDFPVADERWHGHLVGAVGGQGRLTTRWEETR; from the coding sequence ATGGACCTACCGACCGTCGGCCTGCCGGCGCTGCCGAGCCGGCTGGCCGCCCCGGCGCCCGGCTGGGTGGAGACCACCGACGTGATCGTGGTCGGCTCCGGGGTGGCCGGGCTGACCGCCGCGCTGCATCTGCGCGAGGCGGGCCTGCACGTCACCGTGGTCACCAAGGTCGACATCGACGAGGGATCGACCCGGTGGGCGCAGGGCGGCATCGCCGCGGTGCTCGACCCCGCCGACACCCCGGCCATGCACGCCTCCGACACCGAGATCGCCGGCGTTGGCCTGTGCGACCCGGCGGCGGTCCGCGTACTGGTGGAGGAGGGGCCGACCCGGCTGCGGGAACTGATGCGCCTCGGTGCCGAGTTCGACCGCAACGCCGACGGCTCGTTGATGCTCACCCGGGAGGGCGGGCACCGCGCCGACCGGATCGTGCATGCGGGAGGCGACGCGACGGGTGCGGAGGTGCAGCGGGCGCTGCACGAGGCGGTACGCCGCGACCCGTGGATCAGGCTCGTCGAGCACGCGCTGGTGCTGGATCTGCTCCGGGCCCCCGGCGACGGCCCGGGCGGGCTGGGCGCGGCGTGCGGGATGACGCTGCACGTGCTCGGCGAGGGCAGCGAGGACGGTGTCGGTGCCCTGCTGGCCCGCGCGGTCGTGCTGGCCACCGGCGGCATGGGGCAGATCTTCGCGGCCACCACCAACCCGGCGGTCTCCACCGGCGACGGGGTCGCCCTGGCCATGCGGGCCGGTGCGGCGGTCACCGATGTGGAGTTCGTGCAGTTCCATCCGACCGCGCTGATCGTGCCGGAGCACTCCCGGGTGCCCGGTGCCGGCCACGCTCAGCAGCCGCTGGTCTCCGAGGCGTTGCGGGGCGAGGGCGCGTACCTGGTGGACGCCGACGGTAAACGCTTCATGCTGGGCCAGCACGAACTTGCCGAACTGGCGCCACGGGACGTGGTCGCCAAGGGCATCCACCGGGTGCTGCGGGCCACCGGTGCCGACCACGTCCACCTCGACGCCCGTCATCTCGGCGGTGATTTCCTGGCCCGCCGGTTTCCCACGATCGTCGCATCGTGCCTGGCCATCGGCGTCGACCCGGGAACCGACCTGATCCCGGTGGCGCCGGCCGCGCACTACGCCTCCGGTGGGGTCCGCACCGACCTGCACGGCCGGACCTCGATTCCCGGTCTGTACGCCTGCGGCGAGGTCGCCTGCACCGGTGTGCACGGCGCGAACCGGCTGGCCAGCAACTCGCTGCTGGAAGGGCTGGTCTTCTCCCGACGGATCGCCGACGACATCGCCGCCGGTCTGCCCGAGCAGGCCCGCCCGGCGGACACCGGGGCGTGGCACGGCGAGGGCGGCTGGGTGCTGCCCGCCGGTGCGACGCCGGTGTTGCAACGGGCGATGACCCGGGGCGCCGGCGTGCTCCGCTCGGCCGCGACACTCACCGCGACCGCCGCCGAACTTGTCGAGTTGGGCGCCGCTCGCGGCACGCCGCGTACCGCGGACTGGGAGGCGACGAACCTGCTCACGGTGGCCGCCACGCTTGTCGCTGCGGCGTACGCCCGCCGGGAGACCCGGGGTTGCCACTGGCGGGAGGACTTCCCGGTGGCCGACGAGCGGTGGCACGGCCACCTGGTCGGCGCCGTCGGCGGACAGGGACGGTTGACCACCCGGTGGGAGGAGACGCGATGA
- a CDS encoding septum formation family protein, with product MQHATRTLVAAFIAAALLAGCGSTGGLDGNLVDDWAALPPPGPFTPVAGVCHEADFAEVVPLGAYAPVDCAAPHRVETVHVGAFPTRDEPPATGSAELRTAFAECDNRANGYVGDNWRAGRLRLAVAVPSGPGWAAGSRWYRCDLMEVDTVEAGAKVVLRTGSLRDVLRTTSPLRLGCQQTRTGGGGVVQTLVPVPCTERHDAEFAGVWPAPDRAYPTRSAQWAPFYTGCRSVLARFAGLPADEDLAFRTDVVVRPPSAGRWRVGDRGIRCYLWLSDRRVTGTLKGAGPAELPVRTK from the coding sequence ATGCAGCATGCGACGAGGACCCTGGTCGCGGCCTTCATCGCGGCGGCGTTGCTGGCCGGTTGCGGGTCGACAGGTGGGCTGGACGGCAACCTGGTGGACGACTGGGCCGCCCTGCCGCCGCCCGGGCCCTTCACCCCGGTCGCCGGGGTCTGTCACGAGGCCGACTTCGCCGAGGTGGTGCCGCTGGGCGCGTACGCCCCGGTGGACTGCGCCGCGCCGCACCGGGTCGAGACGGTGCACGTCGGCGCCTTTCCCACCCGGGACGAACCGCCGGCCACCGGCTCGGCGGAACTGCGTACCGCCTTCGCCGAGTGTGACAACCGGGCCAACGGCTACGTCGGTGACAACTGGCGGGCCGGGCGGCTCCGGTTGGCGGTCGCGGTGCCGTCCGGGCCGGGCTGGGCGGCCGGTTCGCGCTGGTACCGCTGCGACCTGATGGAGGTAGACACGGTGGAGGCGGGTGCCAAGGTCGTGCTGCGGACCGGCTCGCTGCGCGACGTGCTACGGACGACGTCGCCGCTGCGACTGGGGTGTCAGCAGACGCGCACCGGCGGTGGCGGTGTGGTGCAGACCCTGGTTCCGGTGCCGTGCACCGAGCGCCACGACGCCGAGTTCGCCGGGGTCTGGCCCGCCCCGGACCGCGCGTATCCGACCCGCAGCGCGCAGTGGGCGCCCTTCTACACGGGCTGCCGCTCGGTCCTCGCCCGCTTCGCCGGTCTGCCGGCCGACGAGGACCTGGCCTTCCGTACCGACGTGGTGGTGCGTCCGCCCAGCGCCGGTCGGTGGCGGGTGGGCGACCGGGGGATCCGCTGTTACCTGTGGCTCAGCGACCGCCGGGTGACCGGGACGCTCAAGGGGGCCGGCCCGGCTGAGCTTCCGGTCCGGACGAAGTAG
- the panD gene encoding aspartate 1-decarboxylase, with amino-acid sequence MFRTMLKSKIHRATVTQADLHYVGSVTVDEDLLDAADLLPGEQVAIVDITNGARLETYVIPGRRGSGVIGINGAAARLVQPGDLVILISYGQMDDAEARTYRPRVVHVDADNRVVDLGADPSTAAPGTAGTPVPNPLSV; translated from the coding sequence ATGTTCCGCACGATGCTCAAGTCCAAGATCCACAGGGCCACGGTGACCCAGGCGGATCTGCACTACGTCGGCTCGGTGACCGTCGACGAGGATCTGCTCGACGCGGCCGACCTGCTTCCAGGTGAGCAGGTGGCGATCGTCGACATCACCAACGGGGCCCGGCTGGAGACGTACGTCATCCCGGGCCGGCGGGGCAGCGGCGTGATCGGCATCAACGGTGCCGCAGCCCGCCTGGTGCAGCCGGGTGACCTGGTCATCCTCATCTCGTACGGGCAGATGGACGATGCCGAGGCTCGCACGTACCGCCCCCGGGTGGTGCACGTGGACGCGGACAACAGGGTCGTCGACCTCGGTGCCGACCCGTCGACCGCCGCGCCCGGCACCGCCGGCACCCCGGTGCCGAACCCGCTGTCGGTGTAG
- the panC gene encoding pantoate--beta-alanine ligase has protein sequence MTELVHTRADLARARAARTGTVGVVMTMGALHEGHETLLREARARADHVIVTIFVNPLQFGPNEDFDRYPRTLESDLEVCRRAGADLVFAPSLEEMYPGGEPAVRVNPGPLGEDLEGASRPGFFHGVLTVVLKLLQLTRADLTFFGEKDYQQLTLVRRMCRDLDVPVEVIGVPTVREPDGLALSSRNRYLSPAERSVALNLSRALRAGAEAAAVGRDAAAVLTAAHVAFGAGESGARLDYLVLTDPDLEPGPVRGPARLLVAAWVGTTRLIDNAPIRLDPAS, from the coding sequence GTGACGGAGCTGGTGCACACCCGCGCCGACCTGGCCAGGGCGCGAGCCGCCCGGACCGGGACGGTGGGAGTGGTGATGACCATGGGCGCGCTGCACGAGGGGCACGAGACGCTGCTGCGGGAGGCCCGGGCACGCGCCGACCACGTTATCGTGACGATCTTCGTGAATCCGCTGCAGTTCGGGCCGAACGAGGACTTCGACCGCTATCCGCGTACTCTCGAATCTGATCTTGAAGTCTGCCGGCGGGCCGGTGCCGACCTGGTCTTCGCTCCCTCCCTGGAGGAGATGTACCCCGGCGGCGAGCCGGCGGTCCGGGTCAATCCGGGGCCGCTCGGTGAGGATCTGGAGGGGGCGAGCAGACCCGGCTTCTTCCACGGTGTGCTCACCGTGGTGCTGAAGCTGCTCCAACTCACCCGCGCGGACCTGACCTTCTTCGGTGAGAAGGACTACCAGCAGTTGACCCTGGTCCGGCGGATGTGCCGGGACCTGGACGTGCCGGTCGAGGTGATCGGGGTACCCACGGTCCGGGAGCCGGACGGCCTCGCCCTGTCCAGCCGCAACCGCTACCTCTCGCCGGCCGAGCGCTCGGTGGCGCTGAACCTGTCCCGGGCGTTGCGGGCCGGCGCGGAGGCTGCCGCGGTCGGTCGTGACGCCGCGGCGGTGCTGACCGCCGCGCACGTCGCCTTCGGTGCCGGCGAGTCCGGAGCACGGCTCGACTACCTGGTGCTCACCGATCCGGATCTGGAGCCCGGGCCGGTGCGCGGCCCGGCCCGACTGCTCGTGGCGGCCTGGGTGGGCACCACCCGACTGATCGACAACGCTCCGATCCGACTCGACCCGGCTTCCTGA